The following is a genomic window from Paenibacillus thiaminolyticus.
CCGTATTTCGCCGAATTCTCCAATATAAAATCTGGCAACGCGCCCGCTCGACAAACCGAGTTCGTTTTTCGAATCCGACAATTCGATTTCGCAGGGCCATTCGAAGTGTTCGCTGTAACGGAGCAGACGCTGCACTCCGCAGTCAGTCCTTTTCTCGTTCACACCGTGTCAGAAGACGGCAAGCTGGTAACCGCACGGAATGATTTGAAAGTACAGCCTGATTACAGCTATGACAATGCGCCTCGCTTCGATATTCTCCTCGTGCCCGGCGGACTGGGAAGCCGGACGGAAATGTATAACAAGACGACGATTCAATGGATAAAGAGTCGCATGGATGAGGTAAATATTATGGCCTCCGTCTGCACCGGGGCCTTAATCTTGGCAGAAGCCGGATTGCTTGACGGCAAGACAGTCATAACCCATTGGAACTCCTACGACCGCATGGAAAAGGACTACCCTAACCTGACAGTGAAGCGGAATGTAAAATATGTCGATGATGGCAAAATCGTCACATCCGGCGGCATCTCGGCGGGCATCAATATGTCCTTCCATCTCGTCAGCCGGCTGATGGGCAAGGACGTTGCCGAACGTACGGCCAAAAGTATGGAATATGATATTGATTTATCGAATGAGCCTAGATAATTTATCGGAAAGCAGTTATCGATTGATGAGGAGAAATACCGCTCTACAACTCTGCTAAACATGTCAAGAAGCAAAAAAAGCAGTATGAAGCCGAATAAATGAATTCGATAGATTTGATGTTCTTTGCATGAGTGGTGAGATTTTTCTTTTCATATCCAGGTGATATTTCAATAGACAGATCTGCACCGATTAGAGAGATCCATTCGATTTGTAAACTTCCGTTTTCGTAGGAAATCAGGTCTTCCCATCATTTTCTTTCCCCACGGTTCATTGATAGACTGGGACAAAAGGAGGCTATGGGATCCATGCTAAAACTACCATCCAACGAAGTGACGGCGGGTATGCTCGTAATGATGCTCTATTTTTTGAAAAACGGCTTACCAAGTAAAGATGCCTATCAGAAATTAGCTGATAGGCTAGGATTATCAGCGGCGCAGCGTAATGCCAGAATGCACCGCGATCAACGTTTGCATTGGGAGAACCGAGTTCAACAAGCCGTTCGGCTATTAAGAGACCTTGGTTACCTGCAACCTTATGTTCCAGGGAAGAACAGAGGGTACTGGGAGCTTTCCGATGAAGCAAGAGCATTATTTGACCGTATAGCAAGTGTAACAGCATAGTCGCAGTCCTCGTATCGAAATAATGGTCATGAAGAAGCCCCCGGCGGGATGTACCCGCTTGCGGGGCTTCGCCTTCACAACTTGCGTATTTCTTCTTCTGGGAGACCGATAACTGCTCACGCCTTATAAACGTTATCCCCATGCTTCAGGAGCGGAAATATGCGGTTCTATAGTTATTTCTGACTATCCGGTCATAGAAAGGAATGCCCCATAAAGCAAGGCAGGGAACCAGAGCAGCATCATGAGCCCCGATACGACATTAAGTAATATACAAAATACAAAACAAGTCTCATTTTTCATGGGTAAGATCCCCTTTATGTGTGGGCCTCCAAAGAAAGATCGCTACCACTGGGCAGGTTGAAAAATTTATGTATTTCTTTTAGCTTACCACATATTGGGTTTTGAATAAATAAAAAAATGACGCCTGAATGGGACTGATTGAAGGTTGAACGGGTAAATATGACGGAAATTCGTGTGTGACACGTTGAGTATTAGTAAAGCCCCGTTTATTCAACAGGGCCATTTCGGAATGGTTAACGTTTTCTTCACAGCCTTCTCCGTCATATAGTC
Proteins encoded in this region:
- a CDS encoding DJ-1/PfpI family protein, coding for MKSGNAPARQTEFVFRIRQFDFAGPFEVFAVTEQTLHSAVSPFLVHTVSEDGKLVTARNDLKVQPDYSYDNAPRFDILLVPGGLGSRTEMYNKTTIQWIKSRMDEVNIMASVCTGALILAEAGLLDGKTVITHWNSYDRMEKDYPNLTVKRNVKYVDDGKIVTSGGISAGINMSFHLVSRLMGKDVAERTAKSMEYDIDLSNEPR
- a CDS encoding winged helix-turn-helix domain-containing protein, with amino-acid sequence MLKLPSNEVTAGMLVMMLYFLKNGLPSKDAYQKLADRLGLSAAQRNARMHRDQRLHWENRVQQAVRLLRDLGYLQPYVPGKNRGYWELSDEARALFDRIASVTA